One Meriones unguiculatus strain TT.TT164.6M chromosome 5, Bangor_MerUng_6.1, whole genome shotgun sequence DNA segment encodes these proteins:
- the Emp1 gene encoding epithelial membrane protein 1 — MLVLLAGLFVVHIATAIMLFVSTISNVWMVLDNVESSVGLWKNCTGGNCDSPLSYGNEDAIKAVQAFMILSIIFSVISLVVFVFQLFTMEKGNRFFLSGSTMLVCWLCILVGVSIYTHHYAHSERNFTYSSHQGYCFILTWICFCFSFIIGILYMVLRKK, encoded by the exons ATGTTGGTGTTACTGGCCGGTCTCTTCGTGGTTCACATCGCCACTGCCATTATGCTGTTTGTCTCCACCATCTCCAAC GTCTGGATGGTTTTAGATAATGTAGAATCGTCTGTAGGGCTTTGGAAGAACTGCACTGGTGGTAACTGTGACAGCCCTCTATCATACGGCAATGAAG ATGCTATCAAGGCAGTGCAAGCTTTCATGATCCTCTCCATCATCTTCTCTGTAATCTCCCTTGTGGTCTTCGTGTTCCAGCTCTTCACCATGGAGAAGGGAAACCGGTTCTTCCTCTCAGGCTCCACCATGCTGGTGTGCT GGCTGTGCATCCTGGTTGGCGTGTCTATCTACACACATCACTATGCCCACAGCGAAAGGAACTTCACCTACAGCAGCCACCAAGGCTATTGTTTCATCCTGACCTGGATttgcttctgcttcagtttcatCATTGGCATTCTCTATATGGTCCTGAGGAAGAAATAA